From Treponema vincentii F0403, the proteins below share one genomic window:
- the sdaAB gene encoding L-serine ammonia-lyase, iron-sulfur-dependent subunit beta — protein MNVFDIIGPIMIGPSSSHTAGAVRIGLMSRLLLGSPAVKAYIKLHGSFAQTYKGHGTDRALAAGIMGMQTDDERIRESLKIAQETGLDITFEPTVIPDAHPNTAEITLTAADGKTVCVQGASVGGGNIVITKIDGREVKITGQSPTIIVVHNDIPGMIAAVTALMAQYKLNVYKFNLARDKKGGTAIMTLQIDGRSLGEDLHAAIEKIPGVIKVIFVRPF, from the coding sequence ATGAATGTATTTGATATAATCGGCCCTATCATGATCGGCCCTTCAAGTTCCCACACTGCCGGCGCAGTACGGATCGGCCTGATGAGCAGACTTTTACTCGGTTCTCCCGCGGTAAAGGCGTATATCAAGCTGCACGGCTCCTTTGCGCAGACGTATAAGGGGCATGGTACAGACCGTGCCCTCGCCGCAGGAATTATGGGAATGCAGACTGACGATGAACGGATTAGAGAAAGCTTGAAAATAGCACAAGAAACCGGACTTGATATTACCTTTGAACCGACTGTTATCCCCGATGCCCATCCGAATACGGCGGAAATCACGTTAACTGCAGCAGACGGAAAAACGGTCTGCGTCCAAGGGGCTTCCGTAGGCGGCGGAAACATCGTAATTACCAAAATAGACGGCAGAGAAGTAAAAATAACCGGCCAATCCCCGACAATTATCGTGGTACACAATGACATACCGGGAATGATCGCCGCCGTAACGGCATTGATGGCGCAATATAAGCTCAATGTCTATAAATTCAACCTTGCGCGGGATAAAAAAGGCGGCACCGCTATCATGACATTACAGATCGACGGGCGCTCGCTTGGAGAAGATCTACACGCCGCTATAGAAAAGATACCCGGCGTTATCAAAGTAATTTTTGTCAGACCGTTCTAA
- the ltaE gene encoding low-specificity L-threonine aldolase, with protein sequence MNYIDLRSDTVTWPTDAMREAMAKAPVGDDVYEDDPTVKELEQYAASITAKEAALFVPSGVFGNQLALFTHSPRGSEVILDDQCHIVQHESGAASIIAGVQLRTIDAQGTILSPEAIEQRVRIGNDIHEPKTSLICLENAHSNGKVFSVKQMEQVRRCANRYHIPVHLDGARLFNAAVSLGIEAKELTQHADSVMFCLSKGLCAPVGSILAGSRKFIEQARRNRKIMGGGLRQAGILAAAGLIALKEMRYRLDTDHQNAGMLEKLLSDIDKIDIAHDRRDINFVFFKNKEDAQLDTEAFVEYMHGKNILINPCDRDGYFRLATHYWITKEHIQYIADTIKEFYA encoded by the coding sequence ATGAACTACATTGATTTACGCAGTGATACCGTTACATGGCCGACGGATGCAATGCGGGAAGCTATGGCGAAAGCTCCGGTTGGGGATGATGTCTATGAAGATGATCCTACCGTTAAGGAATTGGAGCAATATGCTGCAAGTATTACCGCAAAAGAAGCGGCTCTCTTTGTACCTTCCGGCGTATTCGGAAACCAGCTGGCGCTCTTTACGCATAGTCCGCGCGGCAGTGAGGTTATTTTGGACGATCAATGCCATATTGTACAGCACGAAAGCGGGGCTGCAAGCATCATCGCAGGGGTACAGCTGCGGACTATCGATGCGCAGGGCACTATTCTTTCACCGGAAGCAATTGAGCAGCGTGTCCGTATCGGTAATGATATCCATGAACCTAAGACAAGCCTGATTTGCCTGGAAAATGCTCATTCAAATGGAAAAGTGTTTTCGGTTAAGCAGATGGAGCAAGTGCGGCGATGCGCAAACCGCTACCATATTCCCGTTCATCTTGACGGCGCGCGGCTTTTTAATGCGGCGGTTTCTTTAGGTATTGAAGCAAAGGAGCTGACACAGCATGCAGATTCCGTTATGTTTTGCCTTTCCAAGGGTTTATGCGCACCGGTCGGCTCTATTTTAGCGGGAAGCCGTAAATTTATAGAGCAGGCGCGCCGGAACCGCAAAATTATGGGCGGCGGGTTGCGTCAGGCAGGAATCCTTGCCGCTGCGGGGTTGATCGCTTTAAAAGAGATGCGGTACCGCCTCGATACCGACCATCAAAATGCGGGAATGCTCGAAAAACTCTTAAGCGATATCGATAAAATAGATATTGCGCATGACCGCAGAGATATTAACTTTGTGTTTTTCAAAAATAAAGAAGATGCTCAATTGGATACGGAAGCTTTTGTCGAATATATGCACGGGAAAAATATCTTAATTAACCCATGCGATCGTGACGGGTATTTCCGCTTGGCAACGCATTATTGGATAACAAAAGAACATATTCAATATATTGCAGATACGATTAAAGAGTTTTACGCATAA
- a CDS encoding cation diffusion facilitator family transporter, which produces MERTDQNTAAQQDTRTKIVRTASFIALGGNLLLCVLKLTVGFITGSLAVLGDGIDTATDVGIAVMAVLVSFIINKPSDSRYPWGRQRAETIASMVLAFIIMFAGIQLFIASINKLIQIYKGEVLPMPQRIAIIVTAVSIAGKLLLALNQYLLGKKARSLMILTNARNMVNDIVISSSVLIGFIISLLFHAPYFDPLVALLVSCLIIKSAITLFIELNVELMDGNTNKQLYEQLFGAVATIPGVKNPHRARIRKMANLWDIDLDIEVDGSMPVSEAHIIAEKTSLVIRNTLGNVYDIVIHVEPYNSDRDGECYGLSLEDIGGTE; this is translated from the coding sequence ATGGAACGTACCGATCAAAATACGGCTGCACAACAGGACACACGTACAAAGATTGTACGCACAGCTTCTTTTATCGCCCTTGGCGGTAACTTACTGCTTTGCGTACTAAAACTCACCGTCGGGTTTATAACCGGCAGTCTTGCGGTACTGGGAGACGGCATCGATACGGCAACGGATGTCGGTATTGCAGTAATGGCTGTACTCGTCAGTTTTATCATCAATAAACCGTCGGATTCCCGTTATCCGTGGGGACGGCAGCGTGCCGAAACCATTGCGTCTATGGTATTGGCGTTTATCATCATGTTTGCAGGTATTCAGCTCTTTATTGCATCAATCAATAAGTTGATACAGATATATAAAGGCGAAGTGCTTCCGATGCCGCAGCGCATCGCGATAATTGTGACGGCAGTCTCCATTGCAGGAAAACTCCTGCTCGCATTGAACCAATATCTCCTCGGTAAAAAAGCCCGAAGCCTGATGATACTGACCAATGCACGCAATATGGTAAACGATATCGTTATTTCTTCGTCGGTACTTATCGGCTTTATTATTTCCCTTTTATTTCATGCACCGTATTTTGACCCGCTTGTTGCATTACTCGTTTCTTGCCTGATTATTAAATCGGCTATTACGCTTTTTATTGAGCTGAATGTTGAATTAATGGATGGAAACACCAATAAACAGCTCTATGAACAGCTTTTCGGCGCCGTTGCTACCATTCCCGGAGTTAAAAATCCGCATCGTGCACGTATACGGAAAATGGCAAACCTTTGGGATATTGATTTGGATATTGAGGTAGACGGTTCTATGCCGGTAAGCGAAGCTCATATTATTGCCGAAAAAACATCGCTCGTTATACGGAATACGCTTGGAAATGTTTATGATATTGTTATCCATGTTGAACCGTATAACTCCGATAGGGACGGGGAGTGCTATGGACTATCGTTGGAAGATATAGGGGGTACAGAGTAG